ATTTGATGTTCCATTAAATAGATGTCCTTCGAATTTTACTTTTTGTTGGTTCATAAAAATATCACTCGAGAATCGGACTTTATCCCATAGTAGGCCATAACAAAAAGCTGTATCATTTTTCTTTGTTAGATTATCTATTCTCTTTTCATTATCGTTAATATAATTGACTAAAAATTTTGTTCCAAATAACTTTGAAAAATAAAATTCAACATAGCGAAAAAAAGTAATAATAATGTTTTTAGAATGCCTTACTTTTTTCAATTTTGAATATGAAGCTAATCTTAAAAAAATATTCCATTTCATCAGAGAAAACTTACTAGTTTTAAGAGGTAAGCGATTCATTGGAAAAACATCAATGTAAGCTCCATAATTAACAATTGGATGCAAATTTGATTCTTCAATAAATGTTTGCTTGGCACAAATCTTACCAAAAGGAAAACAGGTGTCTTGCTGTTCTTCAATTCTAATAAAATTTATTGGTAAATCATCTTGTGAATTTATCAAATGTGCTAACTTGTCATAATCCTCTCTCGGCATAATGATATCAATATCGTCATCCCAAGGAATAAACCCTTCATGTCTTACAGCTCCTAATAAAGTACCATAGCAAAGTGCATAATTTATATCATTCTCTGTACATATTCTATCTACTTCAATTAGTGATTTCATCAATATTTTTTTATATTCTTCATCAGAGACTCTTCTCATACTCAATCCTTTCTCATACATTTATATACCTAATTTGTAAACAAATTTCTACTAGATTTTATACTATCCTTATATAAAATATTTATTAATGCAAAATAAAGCAAAAAATAAGTTAACATACCAATCATTTGATTAGAAATAGAGGTTAGTAGATAAAACGTTAACATATTAACAAGTACAAAAACTAGATTTTTCCACCTAGTATAAGAATAATTTTTTACAAAATAATTCTCGACATCAATATACCAATAGAGTATCATTACAACTGACGAAATTGAGATTGAAACAGGATTACCAAAGAAATAAAAGGCGAATAAATTTCCTGCCATACTCAAAATAAGAACAACTAAACTCTTCCTAAAATATACTAATGTGAGTCCCTCAATTTTATAATAATTATGTATTAATACAGTTATTAAGTTCGTTAAGGGAAGACCAGGTAGTATTATTCTTAAAAATTGTAAAGAATCAAAGTATTTTGGTAAGTACCATTCGATAAATATTGATAGTGGGAAATACAAAAAATTACTTAACATAAAAATACTCAATACAACTTCACTCATCAGTTGGTAATTTTTTCTTAAAGAGATTCTATTCATACGAGCTAAAGTTGGGAACAAAACAACAGAAAATGCAGAAGTTGCAATTGAAACTAATGTTAAGAGGTTATAAGCAAAGGAATATTTTGCAAAAATTTCCGTTGAAAAAAGTAAATTTACAATTTGAATATCAATTGATAATATTAGAGAACTACAAAGATTAGCGAAAAGTAATGGAAATCCTTTTACTGATAACCTTAATACATTCCTTTTTGTAGAATATAAACTTTCTTTTAGTCCAAAAACAATATCTCTATAAGTATATAGATACCAGCCCATAAGAATGAACTCAGAAATAATCAATAGAGTAATAAAAAATCTATAATTAGTTATATTCCAAAAATAGTCCGCAACAACTAACACTAATACACATAAAACTTTTAAACAGCTGGAAAGTATTTTTCTAAACGAAAACTCTTTGAATCTTTGAGTAATTTGAGATATTTGTTGAAAATAACCAGATATATTAATAAGAAAGCCATACAATCCTGTACTAATTATAATAAATTTCTTATTATTATCTGGTAATATCAGGCCAAGACTCATCAAAATTATCACAAAAGCACAATTAATAATGGTATACCAACTGAAATAGGATCTAAACAATCGAATGGGTAGCTCATCATAATTCTTGTTACTGTATTGTAGTACAATACCATCAATAATTCCAAATGAAAAGAAACCAACATAGCTTGAATATAATGTGAATGTCCTGTACCATCCGAAATCATCAATGTCTAATAATTTAGGTAATAAAATTCCCAATAGTAATCCTGCAATTAATGAAACCGTGTTACTAATAAATACACCAAAAATATTTTTAAAAAATAATCTAAAATTCCCCATTATTAGTCCTTATCGCCAGATGATCAAAATCAAAACTATCATCAACCTGTTCATAAAATTGTTCAATATTTTTCAATACAAAAGATTTATCGATTTTAGAATAATCTATCTGCTTGAGTTTAAGAATAATATTTGGCGGAAAACGATATTTTATTACTTTTGCAGGAGAGCCCGCCACAATTGCATAATCAGGAACATCTTTCGTTACAATTGAACCTGCTCCAATCACAGCGCCCTGTCCTATCCTAATTCCAGACATAATTTTTGAATCTAACCCAATCCAAACGTCATCACATACAATGATATCCCCTTTTGAAATGCTCTCAGAACCACTTCCCATTAATCTTGTTTTAAAAGGATATGTACTTACAAGATTCATTGGATGCTCATTATTTATTATAAATTTAACGCCATCAGCTATTGAACAAAAATGACCTATTTTGACTTTAGAATGTTTACTAGATGAAACCAAATTTATTGTACCATAAGTATTGTTACCTATTGTAACCTGCGAAAAATCAAACAAGGAGTTAATTCTAGTCTGATTGTGTGAATTTTGAATTCTCCAGCGTTTTTTTGCAAATACTAACTCTAACTGCCTTTTTAAGAATCCAATTAGCATATTATTTTCCCCCAAAACAACAAATTATATCACCAAGCCAGGTCTTCCAAGTTGGATAATATTTAATATAAGGTAATAAACCAAGAAATTTTAATATTGATCTTTCACGTAGTGCTAAAATTCTTAAGTTTGCAAAAGATAAATAATCATCAATGATCTTTAAATTAGGTTTCAATTCTACACCAAAAATTGATTTCTTAATTGTAGTAATTAGCTCAATATTTCCATTTATTCCTAAAATTCTATCATTTCTGGAAAAGACTCTTTTACCAGTTGCATTATTTTCGTGTACTCTATGTTGCAACAAAGGTAAATCTAAGTAATGGATTGTAGAGAAACAAACACCCATAATCTGAAAAAATCTATCATGGCCAATTTGCGGATTCCATAATTCAGAATATTGTATTAGAAAATCCTTTCGGAAGCACATTGCAGCTCCGACACCTTTTGAATAAATAAAATGTTCATCAAAGTAAAACTTATCACTAACAAGTTTTCCAGAATAATTATTTTGACGTATGGGCTGTAAGTCCCGATTTACATATTCCACTGCTGACATTAAAATAGTTAGATTATGACGTTCCATCATATCCATCATATTTTCTATTTTTTTCAAATCCCAAACATCATCCTGATCAGCAAAAAAAACTATTTCATTCGAAACATATTTTATTCCATTTACAAATGAAGTTGCCCAACCTAGATTAGAAGAATTTTTCACAACTTTAATATTTTCATGTTTTTCCTTATAAGATTCTAATATTAACAAAGTATTCCCATCATCAACTGAACAATCGTCAATCAAAATGATTTCATCTGCTTGCCTTGTTTGATTGATTATTGAATCTAACTGCTCTTTCAAAAATAAACTACCATTGTATGCAGATAAAAGTACTGTACTCTTCATTAATTTCCCCCATATAAAATCCAATTACTTTCAATAAACGGCTTAACTATACTATAATAATAATCTGAATATACTGAATTATATCCCATTAATAATGCTAAAAAAATTAATGCTCCATAAACCACAAATGTCGTGTTAATATTCTTTTTCTCAAGAGAATAAACTAAACCACTAACAAAAGTCAAAATTTCAATATTTCTCGTAAGCCTCCCTAAAGTTAGTTGAAACTTAAATAAGGGAAAGAACACAAATGCATAAACATGAATAAATAAAATTTTTCGTAACATTTCTTGACATTTCAATCCTTGAACGACAGACAATCGATATAGAAAATATACGAATGAAGTACTAAGAAGATGAATGCTAATTGGATATAAGTGCCCAAAGTTTGTCCGAGAATTTAAATATGATAAATAACTTGATAATTGAAGAATTGGTAATAATTTCGATAAACTTGATCCTATAAAATCTGCAATTGGCAACAAGGAAATGATAATAAAAAAGGAGAAAAAAAACAAATAGAATTTCATTTTCTCATTATCTATTATCCTATCATAAAAAAATAATAATGGTAAATAAAGGATAAAAACACTATGAAAACTAGTAGCTCCAATCAAACAAATAAAAAAATTTAATTTTCCAAATTTATTATCTGTAATTAAATATGAGATGGCTAACAGTAAAAATGTCATCCCAATAAAATTATAGGTTTGTGTTGAATCAATCATCATTAGTGACAAGGAATAACATAATATCATCATCAAATTACTGACATTCAACTTTTTTAAAAAGATGTAAAAATTTGTCAATCCCAAAAGATATAGTATCAACCTAAAATTTCTAAATGAAATCCCCAAAGATTGTGCGAAATTTTTCATGACCTCGTAGCCAAACGCACCATCAGAGTGCCTATCAAAACCAGTCATTGAATAACTATAAATATAGTTACTGATATCAGGATTATTAGAATTCCCTCCCATTAATATAAGTATCAACATTAGAAAAGCTAACACCAATAAATTACTTATTTTAACTTTAAAAACTAATGAACTTGTAGTTTGATTAATCCTCCTCAAAATCTGACTCCTTTTTTAATTCACTCAAAACGTATTTATAGTAGTTGTTTCTTTTACTATCTAATTTGTCAATTTGATAATTTTTAGAATGCTGAACATTTCTTTCAATGATTAATCTTTTATTTTCTGGGGACAAGGATAGAAAATCCATTATCTTATTAAATATGTCCTTTGCACTCTTTGGTTTCACTAAGTAATCTTTATGAATAAGCTCCGGAATTCCACCTACATCAGTACCAATACAGATCATTCCCTGACTCAAAGCTTCAACAACAGATCTACCAAGTGCCTCGGTTAAACTAGGTTGGACATAAAAATCAATATTTTTCATATTTCTAATTATTTCATCGTGTGCAATTCCACCCAAAAATATAATCTGATCTGATACTCCATTTTTTAAAGCTACCTCTTTTAAATAACTTAAATTTCCGTTACCTGCTAAATATAGTCTTACTGTGATCCCTTGCTGATTTAATAGTGGAATAGCCTTAATAATATACTCTTGACCTTTATACTTTACATCAACTGCACCAGCATGCATAATTGAAATTGATGAATAGCTCTCCCGTATTATTTCAGCAGTCTTTTTTTCTAATTCAGGTTCGGAAATTGGATTTACAATGCAGTCAGAAATTCCTACTGAATAATTTTTACACGGATATCTACTTTGTAGAAATTTTTGACTCACATACAATGCAAAATCTGCATTTAATACTGTTCGTCTTGTCCTAAAAAAAGAAAAAAAAGCAAAGGGTTTCGCCATTATTGAGTGAAACCACAGACTATCGAATGCATCACCAATGACTTC
The sequence above is a segment of the Streptococcus suis genome. Coding sequences within it:
- a CDS encoding LicD family protein, which encodes MYEKGLSMRRVSDEEYKKILMKSLIEVDRICTENDINYALCYGTLLGAVRHEGFIPWDDDIDIIMPREDYDKLAHLINSQDDLPINFIRIEEQQDTCFPFGKICAKQTFIEESNLHPIVNYGAYIDVFPMNRLPLKTSKFSLMKWNIFLRLASYSKLKKVRHSKNIIITFFRYVEFYFSKLFGTKFLVNYINDNEKRIDNLTKKNDTAFCYGLLWDKVRFSSDIFMNQQKVKFEGHLFNGTSNPDYVLRQSFGEYWNLPPIEERVPHHHIVCYVES
- a CDS encoding oligosaccharide flippase family protein; this encodes MGNFRLFFKNIFGVFISNTVSLIAGLLLGILLPKLLDIDDFGWYRTFTLYSSYVGFFSFGIIDGIVLQYSNKNYDELPIRLFRSYFSWYTIINCAFVIILMSLGLILPDNNKKFIIISTGLYGFLINISGYFQQISQITQRFKEFSFRKILSSCLKVLCVLVLVVADYFWNITNYRFFITLLIISEFILMGWYLYTYRDIVFGLKESLYSTKRNVLRLSVKGFPLLFANLCSSLILSIDIQIVNLLFSTEIFAKYSFAYNLLTLVSIATSAFSVVLFPTLARMNRISLRKNYQLMSEVVLSIFMLSNFLYFPLSIFIEWYLPKYFDSLQFLRIILPGLPLTNLITVLIHNYYKIEGLTLVYFRKSLVVLILSMAGNLFAFYFFGNPVSISISSVVMILYWYIDVENYFVKNYSYTRWKNLVFVLVNMLTFYLLTSISNQMIGMLTYFLLYFALINILYKDSIKSSRNLFTN
- a CDS encoding CatB-related O-acetyltransferase produces the protein MLIGFLKRQLELVFAKKRWRIQNSHNQTRINSLFDFSQVTIGNNTYGTINLVSSSKHSKVKIGHFCSIADGVKFIINNEHPMNLVSTYPFKTRLMGSGSESISKGDIIVCDDVWIGLDSKIMSGIRIGQGAVIGAGSIVTKDVPDYAIVAGSPAKVIKYRFPPNIILKLKQIDYSKIDKSFVLKNIEQFYEQVDDSFDFDHLAIRTNNGEF
- a CDS encoding glycosyltransferase, with the translated sequence MKSTVLLSAYNGSLFLKEQLDSIINQTRQADEIILIDDCSVDDGNTLLILESYKEKHENIKVVKNSSNLGWATSFVNGIKYVSNEIVFFADQDDVWDLKKIENMMDMMERHNLTILMSAVEYVNRDLQPIRQNNYSGKLVSDKFYFDEHFIYSKGVGAAMCFRKDFLIQYSELWNPQIGHDRFFQIMGVCFSTIHYLDLPLLQHRVHENNATGKRVFSRNDRILGINGNIELITTIKKSIFGVELKPNLKIIDDYLSFANLRILALRERSILKFLGLLPYIKYYPTWKTWLGDIICCFGGK
- a CDS encoding EpsG family protein yields the protein MRRINQTTSSLVFKVKISNLLVLAFLMLILILMGGNSNNPDISNYIYSYSMTGFDRHSDGAFGYEVMKNFAQSLGISFRNFRLILYLLGLTNFYIFLKKLNVSNLMMILCYSLSLMMIDSTQTYNFIGMTFLLLAISYLITDNKFGKLNFFICLIGATSFHSVFILYLPLLFFYDRIIDNEKMKFYLFFFSFFIIISLLPIADFIGSSLSKLLPILQLSSYLSYLNSRTNFGHLYPISIHLLSTSFVYFLYRLSVVQGLKCQEMLRKILFIHVYAFVFFPLFKFQLTLGRLTRNIEILTFVSGLVYSLEKKNINTTFVVYGALIFLALLMGYNSVYSDYYYSIVKPFIESNWILYGGN
- a CDS encoding glycosyltransferase family 4 protein, whose translation is MKTAIVTSARIFYDGKDYKIDNGINFVLERYQKYFGEITLFGMDGKDKGIAPRSTSIIDSSVNVKIVGSRNQIIFGLLDVDFNQELLGFDLIIVRSPSKLADIAARVAMRNNIPYFVEVIGDAFDSLWFHSIMAKPFAFFSFFRTRRTVLNADFALYVSQKFLQSRYPCKNYSVGISDCIVNPISEPELEKKTAEIIRESYSSISIMHAGAVDVKYKGQEYIIKAIPLLNQQGITVRLYLAGNGNLSYLKEVALKNGVSDQIIFLGGIAHDEIIRNMKNIDFYVQPSLTEALGRSVVEALSQGMICIGTDVGGIPELIHKDYLVKPKSAKDIFNKIMDFLSLSPENKRLIIERNVQHSKNYQIDKLDSKRNNYYKYVLSELKKESDFEED